One window of Tachysurus vachellii isolate PV-2020 chromosome 21, HZAU_Pvac_v1, whole genome shotgun sequence genomic DNA carries:
- the dlgap3 gene encoding disks large-associated protein 3 → MKGYQVSRSLSQHSSGPCHCTPEDFEAARDYLRHADHPYYPPGGPPEPLALPPSGGGTFPRSHSTQQQPFDSCEECMSSAGHGHVHGHGHGHPKMHRIPPNLLDQFEKQLPLHPDGFHTLQYQRSASGEQRSESPSRIRHLVNSVQRLFAKSHSLEAPSKREFNGCRDRDRERGQRSGGGGEDGTGHHHPGTHQSRSARRNKSRERSKSGDSRHDSRHSSRHRSKTTGWWSSDDNLDSDSSFLVAGGRGVGRGYPPGHETLDAAIQELTLKKVKGPAPGECMACSTMARVGDSGHSLKRSTWSAMTVNQAREAYPVSRGGGGGYDKALVPLDGKLKERNLHYLQVPTDEWGGVGVSETGGEIPCRRMRSGSYIKAMGDDDSADSDTSPKTSPKRSLIAQRDAFRRSISMDQRSSTTKYSCKQCTDSYSNSRTTPKGHAHSRSYTRSLTSSQLGDTLNRQFESVCESVFGEIESQAVEALDLPGCFRTRSHSYVRAIQAGCSQDDDCLSVFSMSGPQGSIKGGAVFPYRKGPPPLPPRMSKPMISVTAQSSTESTQDAYFQSRPKQHSNSVDLSESSRGGYYPSGGAMRIKQSSNSTESVSMDGRALRDSGYVGGTGAMRPKHSASAENLLEGPRGVRERAGGSLGKSASLPQTSIMLSKSVKSMEEQKQEGKGRKWRPSIAVQVDSSETLSDSDTEGKALREVHSIGVQVEDDKRRARFKRSNSVTASVQADLEMEGFGVLSVPTQDKGLQFGCSFQRHSSEPESEYRSTVHTQGQWAYRDHYHGAYTTEPCALELRALPHTHTERAVASWHEGPRSLPDSGRASPCLRDGEFFLRLLQTEVERMEGWCQSMERDAEENELPDDVLELIRAAVGGAQMLMSQKVQQFFRMCQQSVDPTAYPQPTTQDLAAFWDLLQLAIEDVRVKFQDLQRIKESGWRLPPEKKEETKLPPPLPKKPVGGVTGSLRAESMAEAGVGSTGGTLMISRGRSMPVPLPLREKSLELGDRQRLEARRRLLQAGPKRAASFRQNSATESGDSIEIYIPEAQTRL, encoded by the exons ATGAAGGGCTATCAGGTGAGCCGCAGCCTGTCACAACACTCATCCGGGCCATGCCACTGCACACCTGAGGACTTTGAGGCCGCGCGTGACTACTTACGCCATGCTGACCATCCGTACTACCCACCAGGTGGCCCACCTGAGCCCCTGGCATTGCCCCCTTCTGGTGGAGGCACTTTCCCACGCTCTCATTCCACTCAGCAGCAGCCATTTGACTCCTGTGAAGAATGTATGTCTTCAGCTGGGCATGGACATGTGCATGGGCATGGACACGGGCATCCAAAGATGCATCGCATCCCTCCTAACCTGCTGGATCAGTTTGAGAAGCAGCTACCCTTGCATCCAGATGGCTTTCATACTCTGCAGTACCAGCGCTCAGCCAGTGGGGAACAGCGCAGCGAGAGTCCCAGCCGAATCCGTCACCTGGTGAACTCTGTCCAGCGCCTGTTTGCCAAGTCCCATTCACTAGAGGCACCATCTAAACGTGAGTTCAATGGATGCAGAGATCGTGACCGAGAGCGAGGTCAGCGcagtggaggtggaggtgaagATGGCACAGGGCACCATCACCCGGGTACACATCAGTCACGCTCGGCCCGCCGCAACAAGAGTCGGGAGCGCAGCAAAAGCGGAGACTCACGCCATGATTCCCGGCACTCTTCACGCCACCGCAGCAAGACAACTGGCTGGTGGAGCTCTGATGACAACCTAGATAGTGACAGTAGCTTCCTGGTGGCTGGAGGCAGGGGGGTAGGACGGGGATACCCACCAGGTCATGAGACCCTGGATGCAGCAATCCAGGAGCTAACCTTGAAGAAGGTGAAAGGTCCTGCTCCTGGAGAGTGCATGGCATGCAGCACCATGGCCAGGGTAGGAGATAGTGGGCATTCTCTTAAGAGGAGTACCTGGTCAGCCATGACAGTCAACCAAGCCAGAGAAGCATATCCAGTCTCTCGGGGAGGAGGGGGAGGTTATGATAAAGCTCTGGTGCCTCTGGATGGCAAGTTGAAGGAACGTAATCTCCATTACCTACAg GTTCCCACTGATGAGTGGGGCGGAGTGGGAGTGTCAGAAACCGGAGGAGAGATCCCGTGCAGACGCATGCGCAGTGGCAGCTACATTAAGGCCATGGGTGATGATGACAGCGCAGACTCAGACACCAGCCCCAAAACCTCACCAAAACGCTCTCTCATTGCTCAAAGAGATGCTTTCCGGCGTTCCATCAGCATGGACCAGCGCTCTTCTACAACCAA GTACTCTTGTAAACAGTGTACAGATTCCTATTCAAACAGCCGTACAACACCAAAAGGACATGCACACTCTCGGAGCTACACACGCTCCCTGACCAGCTCACAg CTGGGGGACACGCTAAATCGTCAGTtcgagtcagtgtgtgagagtgtgtttggagAGATAGAGTCTCAGGCCGTGGAGGCCTTGGATCTGCCCGGCTGCTTTCGTACACGCAGCCATAGCTACGTACGTGCCATCCAAGCAGGCTGCTCACAAGATGATGACTGTCTGTCCGTCTTCTCCATGTCTGGCCCTCAGGGGAGCATCAAGGGTGGAGCAG TGTTCCCATATCGGAAAGGCCCACCTCCACTTCCTCCACGCATGTCCAAGCCCATGATCTCAGTAACAGCACAAAGCAGCACGGAGTCCACTCAGGATGCCTACTTTCAGAGTCGGCCAAAACAGCACAGTAATTCCGTGGACCTGAGTGAGAGCTCCAGAGGAGGTTACTACCCAAGTGGGGGTGCAATGCGCATCAAACAGAGCAGCAACTCCACAGAGAGCGTAAGCATGGATGGTCGAGCCTTGAGGGACTCCGgctatgtgggtgggacaggagcCATGAGGCCCAAGCACAGTGCCTCAGCCGAAAACCTGCTAGAAGGGCCTAGGGGGGTGAGGGAGCGTGCTGGAGGCAGCCTGGGCAAATCTGCATCCCTTCCTCAGACCAGCATCATGCTGAGCAAGAGTGTTAAAAGCATGGAGGAGCAGAAGCAGGAAGGCAAAGGGCGCAAGTGGAGGCCCTCTATAGCTGTTCAG gtGGATAGCTCGGAGACTTTGTCAGACTCAGATACAGAGGGCAAAGCACTGAGAGAAGTGCACTCCATCGGTGTCCAGGTGGAGGATGACAAGAG ACGTGCACGATTCAAACGCTCCAACAGCGTGACAGCAAGCGTGCAGGCTGATCTGGAGATGGAGGGTTTCGGGGTTCTGAGTGTGCCGACACAGGACAAGGGGCTACAATTTGGCTGCTCCTTCCAACGCCACTCCTCAGAACCTGAGTCGGAATATCGCTCCACTGTGCACACACAGGGCCAGTGGGCATACAGGGACCACTACCATGGCGCCTACACTACCGAGCCCTGTGCTCTGGAGCTGAGAGCCTTgccccatacacacactgagcgAGCAGTGGCAAGTTGGCATGAAGGTCCACGCAGCTTGCCTGACTCAGGCAGAGCTTCACCATGCCTCAGAGACGGGGAGTTCTTCCTCCGCCTGCTGCAAACTGAGGTGGAAAGGATGGAGGGATGGTGTCAAAGCATGGAGCGAGATGCAGAGGAGAATGAGCTGCCAGATGATG TGTTGGAGCTGATCAGAGCAGCAGTGGGCGGTGCACAGATGTTAATGTCCCAAAAGGTGCAGCAGTTCTTCCGCATGTGCCAGCAGAGCGTG GACCCCACAGCATATCCCCAGCCCACCACCCAGGACCTGGCTGCTTTCTGGGACCTGCTGCAGTTGGCCATTGAGGATGTGCGTGTGAAGTTTCAAGACCTGCAGAGGATCAAGGAATCAGGCTGGAGGCTGCCTCCTGAGAAGAAG GAAGAGACAAAGCTTCCTCCTCCATTACCAAAGAAGCCAGTGGGTGGAGTGACTGGAAGTCTGCGGGCTGAAAGCATGGCAGAGGCAGGAGTTGGAAGCACTGGTGGCACACTAATGATCTCTCGTGGTCGTAGCATGCCTGTACCCTTGCCATTGCGGGAGAAATCCCTAGAGTTGGGTGATCGGCAGAGGCTGGAGGCGAGGCGGAGGCTCCTCCAAGCAGGCCCTAAGCGAGCTGCTTCTTTCCGTCAGAATTCAGCCACAGAGAGTGGGGATAGCATCGAGATCTACATCCCTGAGGCCCAGACCAGACTGTGA